TCGCGGTTACCTATCCAAATACCAAAATTTGCGTTAATCCATGACCCCGGCCATAATTTTGTTAGTACAGTTTTTTCATTACTATTATTTTCCAGAAACTCGCTCACCGTTGTCGGTTTCAAGAAAGGATGTTCGCTTAACTGGCGGTAAAGTTCGCGGAGAAACGGTTCTCCGTCTTCGTTGTAATGTTCCCAGCAATTTTCGCCGTCCAGGCAGACAGTTATTAACGGCGGGACAGAATGATGTAAAACCTTACCCCCTATTTCTTCCAACCGTTTAATAAAATTATTAGCCGCAGCAACAGGATCCCATTTTTGATATGCGAATCCTATAAGATCAGAAAGTGTGTGGTCACGAAAAACCGCGTTAACCATGTTGTTATCAATTGAAATATTATAAGCCTGATACAGCAGCTCCCTGGTTTGCGGCACATTTTGAGATAATGACCGGAACAATATTTCTTCATCCGTAGCAATCCACTTAATACCTTCTTTTGCAAGTATAGGAATAATATCTTCCGACACTGATCCTTCAGACGGCCACATACCTTTTGGCGCGGTACCAAACAGTGATTTGTAGTACTCTACAGCTTTACGCACCTGTACCGCAGCATCTTCCGGATGGCGGTACTTAACAATCAACTGTACTTCTTCCGGTAAGGATTGTTTTGCCACCATGGTATCGCATAACAAAGGAAGTATTGGATGATAAAACGGCGATGTGATGATCTCAATTTGTTTTCTTTCCATTAATTCGCGGTACTTCCCCGCGATTTTTCCGCAGACCTCCAGTTGTTTTTCAATCAAACACTTTTTTTCCTCTTCCGTAAACCCTTTTCCTTTTCCAAATAAACGTTTGACTAATTCGTCGGTACGTTTCCAATAAGGATCAAACCAGCAGAGGTTGAACCATACCTGTAAATCACGGTAATCCTGTTCCTTAAAATACATTTTTGTACGCTTAATTTCTTCAATCACAACATTCCGGCCGCGTTTTTCCAGAAGTTCGTTATACCTTGGGTAAGGCGCTACCATATTATCCCAGTTCGCCATAAAGAAGTTGTAAAGCACAAATATTTGCTCTTCTTCAGTGAGATCCCTAGCATTTTTTAATGTTAAATCCAGAAAGTTATCAGTAACACATTTTTTTGAGTACTGATCAAGCTGCCACAGAAGTACAGGAGTAAGGTTAAATGTGAGCTTCATTTTTGGATAATCATCGAGCACAGATACCATATCGTAATAATCTTTAGTAGCATGCAACCGTACCCACGGGAATAAAGACTTATTAACCGCAAGGTCCA
This genomic interval from Elusimicrobiota bacterium contains the following:
- a CDS encoding glycoside hydrolase family 57 protein is translated as MSGNTNQVLNIAIIWHNHQPQYVDLAVNKSLFPWVRLHATKDYYDMVSVLDDYPKMKLTFNLTPVLLWQLDQYSKKCVTDNFLDLTLKNARDLTEEEQIFVLYNFFMANWDNMVAPYPRYNELLEKRGRNVVIEEIKRTKMYFKEQDYRDLQVWFNLCWFDPYWKRTDELVKRLFGKGKGFTEEEKKCLIEKQLEVCGKIAGKYRELMERKQIEIITSPFYHPILPLLCDTMVAKQSLPEEVQLIVKYRHPEDAAVQVRKAVEYYKSLFGTAPKGMWPSEGSVSEDIIPILAKEGIKWIATDEEILFRSLSQNVPQTRELLYQAYNISIDNNMVNAVFRDHTLSDLIGFAYQKWDPVAAANNFIKRLEEIGGKVLHHSVPPLITVCLDGENCWEHYNEDGEPFLRELYRQLSEHPFLKPTTVSEFLENNSNEKTVLTKLWPGSWINANFGIWIGNREDQLGWEYLAKTRVFLATNEGRIKDENKRKLAWESLYAAEGSDWFWWFGEEFSSGQDETFDFLFRKHLMNIYDIVGEKVPDWLHIAIKGTGDDSETKKQNKLSIPPSNLITPQVDGLVTNYYEWRSAGLCQTARAGGTMHQAESLLQSMYYGFDLQNLYIRFDTLLPLKKVLGQNIVIKVVFLKPEGCHIVIPLSAKVPTAEFYSPAQPDGEKKNLLICMEKIIELVVPLKLLSTVANDKIEYVVVIEKDIIELERWPHQSSVTFNVPDDKYLLGLWSA